In Salinigranum marinum, one DNA window encodes the following:
- a CDS encoding sulfatase, whose protein sequence is MADNWEHIILLSADALRADHLSCYGYHRETSPVIDELASESIRFENAYSASSHTREAVPALLTGEYPDVAVDDNYRLATDTIASTLSEEGFATGGFHSNPFVSRAYGFGRGFDEFDDDLHLGKHKLIALAQRALDKLRNRHYARAEEINERSLAWIDSLDSDQSFFLWNHYMDTHGPYEPPGKFATLYTDTRVSNRDSQSLYQRAIKKPRSISEEERQLLIDLYDAEIRYNDEQIGMFLKALRERGLLDQSLLIFTSDHGDAFGEHGYYEHPRYLHEELTHVPLLVRNMDDCSRRVAYPVSTIDVVASIKDSAGYEVGDGRSLFNPSADRRVFSQARGENDCTHIRRYVVRTRKGECFCERNQKNGSLDVRDASHQSLRSDLEEHIDQRVSTANDNDDEITTNVDEDIERRLQALGYKE, encoded by the coding sequence ATGGCAGACAACTGGGAGCATATCATCCTTCTCTCGGCCGACGCCCTTCGTGCGGACCATCTCTCTTGTTACGGGTACCATCGGGAGACGTCCCCTGTCATCGACGAACTCGCCTCGGAGAGCATCCGATTCGAGAACGCTTATAGTGCAAGTTCTCACACGCGTGAGGCTGTACCTGCGCTGTTGACTGGTGAGTATCCAGACGTTGCAGTTGATGACAACTATCGACTGGCGACAGACACGATTGCGTCAACTCTCTCTGAAGAAGGCTTCGCGACTGGAGGTTTTCACTCAAACCCGTTCGTCTCACGAGCGTACGGATTCGGTCGTGGGTTTGACGAGTTCGACGACGATCTCCACCTTGGAAAGCATAAACTCATCGCGTTGGCGCAGCGAGCACTGGACAAACTCAGAAATCGACACTATGCACGGGCCGAGGAGATAAATGAGCGTTCACTAGCATGGATTGACTCGCTTGATTCGGATCAATCGTTCTTTTTATGGAACCACTATATGGATACTCATGGCCCATATGAGCCCCCGGGCAAGTTCGCGACGCTGTACACTGATACGAGGGTCTCCAACCGGGACTCGCAGTCGCTCTACCAGCGAGCGATCAAGAAGCCTCGGTCAATCTCTGAAGAAGAACGACAGTTGTTGATTGATTTGTACGATGCCGAAATCCGGTACAATGATGAACAAATTGGGATGTTTCTCAAGGCACTCCGGGAGCGAGGTTTACTGGATCAGTCTCTGCTAATTTTTACATCAGACCACGGTGATGCGTTTGGGGAACACGGATACTACGAGCACCCACGATATCTACACGAAGAACTCACACACGTACCTCTGCTTGTGCGTAATATGGATGACTGCTCTCGGCGTGTAGCGTACCCTGTAAGCACAATTGATGTTGTAGCATCAATCAAGGACTCGGCGGGATATGAGGTCGGCGACGGCAGGTCTCTATTTAACCCGTCAGCTGATAGGCGGGTATTTTCGCAAGCACGTGGTGAAAACGATTGTACTCATATTCGACGGTACGTGGTTCGCACACGAAAGGGGGAATGTTTCTGTGAACGGAACCAGAAAAACGGCAGTCTGGATGTACGAGATGCATCCCATCAGTCGCTTCGCTCCGATCTTGAAGAACATATTGACCAACGGGTATCTACTGCCAATGACAATGATGACGAGATTACGACAAATGTCGATGAGGACATAGAACGACGATTACAAGCACTCGGATATAAAGAGTAG
- a CDS encoding glycosyltransferase family 4 protein, whose amino-acid sequence MENIARALIDSNWTVEILSPTPCEDESAGIQGVRYNEFNYTNPSSSVETMLNTVRGVGTYRKLMSKRDFDIVLDDISHYPYYPAHFLCPEGITNAVFMHTAFFGAAREYVGPIRGSVIDIIDRTLPWLNHPAIICAGESTRNRIHDITDYRNTRILHPMVQADEFTYTFDPESQNVLYLGRLDARKNVECLLRAWQYVERSTNCNMSLLIAGTGPREQELIEFASQLHLNNVEFLGYVGEKEKRRLFSNSLLYVLPSKMEGYVTTGLEAMASGTPVVGSDTFGINDYVKHAETGYLFPVDNHRHLAEILLELISTPEQLEPIAKAGRDLAEEHSFESFKQNANSLFQSLVMS is encoded by the coding sequence ATGGAGAACATCGCTCGTGCATTAATCGACTCTAACTGGACTGTTGAGATACTTTCACCGACCCCGTGTGAAGATGAGTCAGCCGGAATCCAGGGAGTGAGATACAACGAATTCAATTATACCAATCCTTCGTCGTCAGTTGAAACCATGTTGAATACCGTTCGAGGGGTTGGAACGTATCGAAAGCTAATGTCGAAGAGGGATTTCGATATCGTGCTTGATGATATCTCTCACTATCCATACTACCCTGCACATTTCTTGTGTCCAGAAGGAATAACCAATGCGGTATTCATGCACACGGCATTTTTCGGCGCCGCTCGCGAGTACGTCGGTCCGATCCGTGGATCGGTAATCGATATCATTGATAGAACACTCCCTTGGCTGAATCATCCAGCAATCATCTGCGCAGGAGAGAGTACTCGAAATCGAATTCACGATATAACGGACTACCGGAATACTCGCATCTTGCATCCCATGGTGCAGGCTGATGAATTTACTTATACATTTGATCCCGAGTCCCAAAATGTGCTCTACCTTGGACGGCTTGATGCCCGGAAGAATGTTGAATGTCTATTGCGAGCATGGCAATACGTTGAACGGTCAACTAATTGTAACATGTCACTGCTTATTGCCGGGACAGGACCAAGGGAACAAGAACTCATTGAGTTTGCATCACAGCTCCACCTAAACAATGTAGAGTTTCTAGGGTATGTTGGTGAAAAAGAAAAGAGACGATTGTTTTCTAATTCTTTATTGTATGTACTCCCGTCGAAGATGGAAGGGTACGTAACGACTGGGCTTGAAGCGATGGCGAGTGGTACCCCAGTTGTAGGATCTGACACATTTGGGATTAATGACTATGTCAAACACGCTGAGACTGGTTACCTATTTCCAGTTGACAACCACAGACACTTAGCAGAGATACTCCTTGAGCTCATATCGACTCCAGAACAGCTTGAGCCAATTGCGAAGGCAGGCCGTGATCTTGCAGAAGAACATTCATTTGAGAGTTTTAAACAGAACGCCAATTCTCTATTTCAGTCGTTAGTTATGTCTTGA
- a CDS encoding glycosyltransferase, whose protein sequence is MASNGEEFTENGLSPDTSGTGHSCNSVNSDAVVLLVSFGVMYDLFEERLTQLSKNTSEIILFCAFNGEGNELSEVPPDVTIVPLTNNRDTRLFPIYPLVFLFHFLYWRYIMRKDFDVIHSIDYFVGPICAVSGALLSGIGSVISVRGLPKELTTEYRVEARNNRDILPFLLSYVLMIYYIVICYFVDELIFKSESESQFVEDLCWFDINHKSHIIPTGVNIDQFVPSKVTVESSSLITDLFDPAFRNEFAGKELVLYAGRLVKSKGVLSLAKHHSALECQDTHLLIVGAPPHRDHDEFMRELESVVQESSNIHLHPEYIAHDYISELIDIASAVALLPSCENEGAPKILQESLVMNTPCIAADINGIKETFHDISGCLLIDPNDKSQYKRAVEHILRDRITVDIELARSRFNLVANYQKVAEVYPRSVG, encoded by the coding sequence ATGGCAAGCAACGGAGAAGAGTTTACTGAGAACGGGCTTAGTCCAGATACCAGTGGGACAGGCCATTCCTGCAATTCTGTTAACAGTGACGCGGTGGTGCTCCTAGTTTCATTCGGAGTTATGTACGATTTATTTGAGGAGCGGCTCACACAATTATCCAAAAATACGTCTGAAATAATACTATTCTGTGCATTTAACGGTGAGGGAAACGAACTATCTGAAGTTCCGCCAGATGTGACAATAGTACCTCTAACAAATAACAGAGATACACGCTTATTTCCAATCTATCCACTGGTGTTTCTATTTCACTTCCTCTATTGGCGATATATAATGCGGAAGGACTTCGATGTGATACACAGTATTGATTATTTCGTTGGCCCCATTTGTGCGGTTAGTGGAGCACTTCTTTCTGGCATCGGGTCAGTCATTTCAGTAAGGGGACTTCCAAAGGAGTTGACTACTGAATACCGGGTAGAGGCAAGAAATAATAGGGATATACTACCCTTCCTACTATCCTATGTGTTGATGATATATTATATTGTTATTTGTTATTTTGTTGATGAACTAATATTCAAATCAGAGTCGGAGTCTCAATTTGTTGAAGACCTTTGTTGGTTTGATATCAATCACAAATCACACATAATCCCTACTGGAGTCAACATAGATCAGTTCGTTCCGAGCAAGGTGACAGTGGAGAGCAGTTCGTTAATCACCGACCTTTTTGATCCAGCATTTCGTAATGAATTTGCGGGGAAAGAACTCGTTCTGTATGCGGGTCGACTAGTCAAGAGCAAGGGTGTATTATCACTAGCAAAGCACCATTCAGCACTGGAATGCCAAGATACTCATCTCCTAATTGTGGGTGCGCCGCCTCATCGAGACCACGATGAATTTATGCGTGAACTCGAATCAGTCGTTCAAGAATCGTCAAATATTCATCTTCATCCGGAGTATATTGCTCATGATTATATATCTGAGCTGATAGATATTGCTTCAGCGGTAGCACTCCTTCCGTCGTGTGAGAATGAGGGCGCTCCAAAAATTCTTCAAGAGTCACTTGTAATGAATACACCCTGTATCGCGGCAGATATCAACGGAATAAAAGAGACATTCCACGACATATCAGGATGTTTGTTAATTGATCCAAATGATAAGAGTCAATATAAGCGTGCAGTCGAGCATATACTCAGGGATAGGATTACTGTTGATATTGAACTTGCGAGAAGCCGATTTAATTTGGTTGCAAATTATCAAAAGGTTGCAGAGGTTTACCCACGGTCTGTAGGATAA
- a CDS encoding glycosyltransferase family 39 protein has protein sequence MRAAGVVDLVASRTNVDCRHKENHNEYFDRLDDIYGVDEVDRERLNTLATRETLASSATLSETEKREVEEICNRILDTGAAEADETKRTRVIASDASGSSGSGTKDSIESFAADRSKSTSPRSGAEPIITSSLSSQLREVGGKVRQDIRNIVSRTDLMYLVPLIACGVFVFFYRLGDVPLQTWDEGFYANLARHMIQDGYWVVPHMYYTIGFNDATLDAWLRLPPLGVWLQALSMLVFGINEFAVRLPSAAASLLTGVVIYFIGRSSFSRRSGFFASLVYLTTPWVHSGFNAGRDGGLDALLVLFGTLFVYTAWLAVKRNDFRWFYPMGVFAGLAVLTKGFGAGVFLLVVLPIALFNQRVFVTKEFARSVGVTVLLILPWPIYIYSQYGEIFIREAFVRYILDRAAGNEFGATTNAVFPFMDYPYIKSILFDPSMLHPWVFVLLFIIPVFVYRRVVAEARSGFDAEMLVWWTLVSFVLFVFIGEKQWYIMPMYVPAALLVGYAINAAIDGRRAEIVSLAAGIAIVLTISPAFSLGVKPGVAFDGSVILSIGTVAATWALPVRRGLTARLTPRMNAILSRIAPLVVAVVLIAALVGVPSATGGNAGQQALAVELDEHAPPDAVVFIEARMNRPFHTFSFYAQRPLDSGTASELAASGSQYAVLRSESLADIEPGVTVLMNATLAENQEVSLVYVEDR, from the coding sequence ATGAGGGCAGCCGGCGTGGTCGACTTGGTGGCTTCACGCACGAACGTCGATTGCCGGCACAAAGAGAATCATAACGAATATTTCGATCGGCTTGATGACATATATGGGGTTGACGAGGTGGACCGTGAGCGGCTGAATACGCTCGCGACGAGAGAGACATTGGCGTCGAGCGCCACACTCTCAGAGACCGAAAAGCGCGAGGTCGAGGAGATATGTAACCGGATTCTAGACACGGGGGCAGCTGAGGCGGATGAGACTAAAAGAACCCGTGTCATAGCGTCAGACGCCTCCGGTTCGTCAGGTAGTGGAACGAAAGATAGCATAGAGTCCTTCGCGGCAGACCGTTCGAAGTCAACGTCCCCTCGTTCGGGGGCCGAGCCGATCATCACATCATCACTGTCGTCCCAACTACGGGAAGTCGGAGGAAAGGTCCGTCAGGACATCAGGAATATAGTTTCTCGAACTGACTTGATGTATCTCGTCCCACTGATAGCCTGTGGTGTGTTCGTGTTCTTTTACCGACTCGGAGACGTTCCCCTTCAGACGTGGGACGAGGGCTTCTACGCGAACCTCGCGCGGCATATGATTCAGGACGGTTATTGGGTCGTGCCACATATGTACTACACGATCGGGTTCAACGACGCTACGTTAGACGCGTGGCTGCGTCTCCCACCGCTCGGGGTCTGGCTCCAGGCGCTGTCGATGCTCGTTTTCGGTATAAACGAGTTCGCTGTCCGACTCCCATCCGCGGCTGCAAGTCTGCTCACGGGAGTTGTAATCTACTTTATTGGTCGGAGTTCGTTTTCGCGTCGAAGTGGATTCTTCGCGAGTTTAGTTTACCTTACTACGCCGTGGGTACACTCTGGATTCAATGCCGGGCGTGACGGCGGGCTCGATGCTCTCCTCGTGCTCTTCGGGACCCTCTTCGTCTACACGGCGTGGCTCGCGGTGAAGCGTAACGACTTCCGGTGGTTCTATCCGATGGGTGTCTTCGCGGGCCTCGCAGTGCTCACCAAGGGATTCGGCGCAGGTGTGTTCCTCCTCGTCGTTCTCCCGATTGCCTTATTTAACCAGCGGGTGTTTGTGACGAAAGAGTTTGCCCGGTCGGTGGGGGTTACAGTGCTGTTGATCCTGCCGTGGCCGATCTACATTTACTCCCAGTACGGTGAAATATTCATTCGCGAGGCCTTCGTACGATACATCCTTGATCGAGCAGCTGGAAATGAATTCGGGGCAACCACGAACGCTGTGTTCCCGTTCATGGATTATCCGTATATCAAATCTATTCTCTTCGACCCGAGTATGCTCCATCCGTGGGTGTTCGTTCTACTGTTCATCATTCCCGTGTTCGTCTATCGCCGTGTCGTCGCCGAAGCTCGGAGTGGGTTCGATGCAGAGATGCTGGTCTGGTGGACGCTGGTCTCATTTGTACTCTTCGTATTCATCGGCGAGAAGCAATGGTACATAATGCCAATGTACGTGCCCGCCGCCCTGCTCGTGGGATACGCCATCAACGCCGCAATCGACGGTCGACGGGCGGAGATAGTCTCGCTGGCAGCCGGCATCGCAATCGTACTCACAATCTCGCCTGCCTTCTCGCTGGGAGTGAAGCCGGGAGTAGCATTTGACGGATCGGTCATTCTATCCATCGGAACTGTCGCCGCGACGTGGGCCCTACCAGTGCGGCGAGGACTGACTGCGCGCCTCACTCCACGAATGAACGCTATTCTCTCGCGAATCGCTCCCCTTGTAGTCGCTGTTGTCCTCATCGCCGCACTTGTTGGAGTCCCGTCGGCGACCGGTGGCAACGCTGGGCAACAGGCACTCGCCGTCGAACTGGATGAACACGCCCCGCCGGACGCAGTCGTGTTCATCGAAGCGCGGATGAACCGCCCGTTCCACACGTTCTCGTTCTACGCGCAACGGCCGCTCGACAGTGGGACGGCGTCGGAGTTAGCTGCCAGTGGTTCCCAGTATGCCGTGCTCAGATCTGAATCCCTCGCGGACATCGAACCGGGGGTAACTGTCTTGATGAACGCGACGCTCGCCGAAAATCAAGAAGTGAGCCTGGTTTACGTAGAGGATAGATGA
- a CDS encoding glycosyltransferase, with protein MTPTYNRGRFLPTAINSVKEQTYKNIEHIVVDDASDEPASRFVDENEIVRIIRHDENQGANAARNTGIEHSNGKYIAFLDDDDEWSPTKIEQQVRRALETDAGVVYTGIQQKQDGKVYKTLIPDIEGDITKKLLIGAPLPSTSVIMVRTEVFNDVGMFDEKLPNHQDWELYIRASKIYHFAAVTEALVTRYHHTEQISDDYIGKRDVTVPEMISKHGDLAIRYNVRDEFEAMLELTLGETALRTGRFSEAHQHYRRSAILNPNVASISRTLATVFGKWSYRPAKFTREMVDRIRS; from the coding sequence GTGACCCCGACCTATAATCGGGGCCGATTTCTTCCAACAGCAATCAATTCGGTCAAGGAACAAACATATAAAAATATCGAACATATAGTAGTAGATGATGCTTCTGATGAGCCCGCAAGTAGGTTTGTCGATGAAAACGAGATTGTGCGAATAATTCGTCATGATGAGAACCAAGGCGCAAACGCAGCACGAAATACAGGTATTGAGCACTCCAATGGAAAATATATCGCATTTCTTGACGATGATGACGAATGGTCCCCCACTAAAATTGAACAGCAGGTCCGTAGGGCTCTAGAAACCGACGCCGGTGTGGTTTATACAGGAATCCAGCAAAAACAAGACGGAAAAGTATACAAAACCTTGATTCCTGATATCGAAGGAGATATTACAAAAAAATTACTGATTGGTGCTCCTTTACCCTCAACATCAGTAATCATGGTGAGAACAGAGGTATTTAACGACGTGGGCATGTTTGACGAGAAGTTGCCTAATCATCAAGACTGGGAATTATATATTCGAGCATCAAAAATATATCACTTTGCGGCTGTAACAGAGGCATTGGTAACTCGATACCACCATACAGAACAAATTAGCGATGATTATATCGGCAAACGTGATGTAACGGTGCCAGAAATGATTTCTAAGCACGGTGACCTGGCGATTCGATATAATGTCAGGGATGAATTTGAAGCCATGTTGGAGCTTACTTTAGGAGAGACCGCTCTTCGGACTGGCCGGTTTAGCGAAGCACATCAGCATTATCGACGATCTGCAATTCTCAACCCCAATGTCGCCTCAATAAGCCGTACACTTGCGACGGTCTTTGGTAAATGGTCCTATCGCCCTGCAAAGTTTACACGGGAGATGGTCGATAGAATCAGATCATAA
- a CDS encoding sulfatase, translating to MSRPNILFIVMDTARARDTLPSTNTELVPELAELADEGVEFTSAISTAPWTLPSHASLFTGQYTSQHSTNAGNKRFSPTHKPLARLLSNSGYSTVAFSNNSWIAPEFGFDDGFDEFFAGWKLFDSDDELPRVMREFDEPLSQFSELLKSTELKHLPTTVANAIFTKYLRRRYDYGALLTNWKVRRWLDNWNGSKPFFMFINYLEPHLKYDPPKKYCDLPEGVSTSEAKQINQSPWEYVTGETQLSDRELTILEHLYRSEIGYLDHRIGELLDLLSTYDSLENTLIVVVGDHGENIGDHGLMDHQYCLYDTLIHVPLIIRGPNNFKGGKQVTDVVESRYIFPTILEAAGVDIPKHESVADESLSIFVQKDSESRTNKHAIAEYLVPQPDLQTLRSRVGGGEQMQLGKYDRALRCVRTNKWKYIEYSDGSHELYDIVNDSRENSDISSEYSEISRKFCEELRETCGTLQRGEQGTGDVDTAAQQRLKDLGYI from the coding sequence ATGAGTCGTCCTAATATACTCTTCATTGTCATGGACACAGCGCGTGCTCGTGATACGCTTCCTTCCACGAACACTGAGTTGGTTCCGGAACTCGCTGAACTTGCAGATGAGGGGGTTGAATTTACTTCTGCGATCTCGACGGCTCCCTGGACTCTGCCTTCTCACGCATCATTGTTCACTGGGCAGTACACGTCGCAACACAGCACAAACGCCGGAAATAAGCGATTCTCCCCGACTCATAAACCACTAGCACGATTACTGAGCAATTCAGGATACTCTACTGTTGCATTCTCAAACAACAGTTGGATTGCTCCCGAATTCGGGTTTGATGATGGTTTTGATGAATTTTTTGCTGGATGGAAACTTTTTGACTCAGATGATGAACTCCCTCGCGTAATGCGTGAATTCGATGAGCCGCTCAGCCAGTTTTCTGAATTACTCAAATCAACAGAGCTGAAGCATCTTCCTACTACGGTTGCAAATGCAATATTCACAAAGTACCTCCGTAGACGCTACGACTATGGTGCCCTCTTAACAAACTGGAAAGTACGAAGATGGCTCGATAACTGGAATGGAAGCAAACCATTCTTTATGTTTATTAATTATCTTGAGCCCCATTTAAAGTATGACCCCCCCAAAAAATACTGTGATCTTCCAGAGGGTGTCTCGACATCTGAGGCGAAGCAAATTAACCAGAGTCCGTGGGAGTACGTTACTGGGGAGACCCAACTTTCCGACCGAGAGCTCACGATTCTTGAGCATTTGTACCGGTCCGAGATTGGATATCTTGATCATCGAATCGGGGAATTGCTCGATCTTCTCTCAACATACGACTCACTAGAAAATACGCTCATCGTCGTTGTAGGTGATCATGGGGAGAACATCGGAGACCACGGGTTGATGGATCACCAATACTGTCTGTACGACACTCTAATCCATGTTCCACTTATAATTCGTGGACCCAATAACTTTAAAGGTGGAAAGCAGGTGACGGATGTCGTTGAGTCTCGCTACATTTTCCCAACAATCCTAGAAGCAGCTGGCGTGGACATACCAAAACATGAATCAGTTGCGGACGAAAGTCTTTCAATATTTGTGCAAAAAGATTCAGAATCTCGTACAAACAAGCATGCTATCGCTGAGTATCTCGTCCCCCAACCGGATCTTCAAACACTCCGGTCAAGAGTAGGTGGTGGAGAGCAAATGCAACTGGGCAAGTATGATCGTGCATTGAGGTGCGTAAGGACTAATAAATGGAAATATATCGAGTACAGTGACGGCTCTCATGAATTGTACGATATTGTCAACGATTCGAGAGAAAACTCAGATATTTCGTCAGAATACTCCGAGATATCGAGGAAGTTCTGTGAAGAACTAAGAGAGACGTGTGGGACCTTACAACGAGGAGAACAAGGAACAGGTGATGTAGACACTGCTGCTCAACAGCGGTTGAAAGATTTAGGCTATATCTGA
- a CDS encoding NAD(P)-dependent oxidoreductase gives MTDSDASPSMLVTGGTGFLGLHVCDHFARAGWDVTALDLKPFEDDDDIDARYVEGDIRDEDLVREVMEDVDVVVHAAAALALWDDDRIHSVTVDGTRTILSAAAEANVDQVVFISSITVYGDEASSPITEDAPLSAIGAYGQSKIDAERVCEEFRDDLCVTIFRPPSFIGPRRLGIFEILFDWIEDGASIPLIGWGDNKYQLLHVEDLVDAIDLLMDADEDVANDTYNVGTEEFGTMREDFRAPIEYAGTGKRTIGTPVLPAVWALRLLERFDLSPLYPWVYETAHRDHYLSVEKLKRVGWEPQYSNREALVETYRWYLENYDDSDVVDDDDDAGHLGHRVGWDQGAVGFVKPVFKLV, from the coding sequence ATGACTGACTCGGACGCGTCTCCATCGATGCTGGTCACCGGGGGGACTGGATTTCTCGGCCTCCACGTCTGCGACCACTTTGCTCGTGCGGGATGGGACGTTACCGCGCTCGATCTCAAGCCGTTCGAGGACGACGACGACATCGATGCGCGCTACGTCGAGGGCGACATCAGGGACGAGGACTTGGTCAGAGAGGTGATGGAAGACGTCGACGTCGTGGTCCACGCGGCCGCGGCGCTCGCGCTCTGGGACGACGACCGCATCCACTCGGTCACGGTCGACGGAACCCGGACGATCCTCTCGGCCGCGGCCGAGGCAAATGTCGACCAGGTGGTGTTCATCTCGTCGATCACCGTCTATGGTGACGAGGCGAGTTCACCCATCACCGAGGACGCCCCGCTTTCGGCGATCGGTGCGTACGGCCAGTCGAAGATCGACGCCGAACGCGTCTGTGAGGAGTTCCGTGACGACCTCTGTGTGACGATCTTCAGACCCCCGAGTTTCATCGGGCCGCGCCGGCTGGGCATCTTCGAGATTCTCTTCGACTGGATCGAAGATGGCGCGAGCATTCCCTTGATCGGCTGGGGCGACAACAAGTACCAGCTGTTGCACGTCGAGGACCTCGTCGACGCGATCGACTTGTTGATGGATGCCGACGAGGACGTGGCGAACGACACGTACAACGTCGGGACCGAGGAGTTCGGGACGATGCGTGAGGACTTCCGCGCGCCGATCGAATATGCGGGGACGGGCAAGCGCACGATCGGGACGCCCGTGTTGCCCGCCGTGTGGGCTCTTCGGCTGTTGGAGCGGTTCGATCTCTCGCCGCTGTACCCGTGGGTGTACGAGACCGCCCACCGGGATCATTACCTCTCTGTGGAGAAGCTCAAACGAGTGGGGTGGGAACCGCAGTACTCCAATCGTGAGGCGCTGGTCGAGACGTACCGGTGGTATCTCGAGAACTACGACGATTCGGACGTGGTCGATGACGACGACGACGCGGGTCACCTCGGCCACCGCGTCGGCTGGGATCAGGGTGCGGTCGGGTTCGTCAAGCCCGTGTTCAAACTGGTTTGA
- a CDS encoding glycosyltransferase family 4 protein: MTVAFLPDNRSGNPYQTNLAESLSESVVFDTGDRFLPIHKTVRENQNVSIVHFHWLTPYILEESLFKTVGRILLTFLQLVSLQIRGVKIVWTVHNVMSHQSDHPLLERWFKHVFIRLKICDFMFIHCEKVSEQIVDEYQLADAHIRNRTQVISHGHYISNYENTISATEARNSLGLDPEAIVFLFFGQIRPYKGIPNLIRQFKSFENSSANLLIVGNPVDESIKEEITNQALNDERIKTNFGFIPGDKIQIFMNSADAVVLPYNKITTSGSLILAMSFGRAIIAPRVGCIPELLDERGGLMYGVEDNEGLGNAMREASKRDLDSMGHYNERVVREFSWTEIADKTSEIYSRLLSR, translated from the coding sequence GTGACAGTTGCTTTCTTGCCGGACAATCGGAGCGGGAACCCGTATCAGACAAATCTTGCTGAGTCGTTATCGGAATCAGTTGTGTTTGACACTGGGGATAGGTTCCTTCCGATTCATAAGACAGTGAGAGAAAATCAGAATGTTTCAATCGTTCATTTTCATTGGCTTACACCATATATACTAGAAGAATCATTGTTCAAGACGGTTGGCAGAATACTCCTTACATTTTTGCAATTAGTTTCCCTACAAATAAGAGGGGTGAAAATTGTATGGACGGTACATAACGTTATGTCACATCAATCAGATCATCCGCTCCTTGAGAGGTGGTTCAAGCATGTATTTATTAGACTGAAGATTTGTGATTTCATGTTTATTCATTGTGAGAAGGTTTCAGAACAGATCGTGGATGAGTATCAGCTTGCGGATGCGCATATTAGAAACAGAACTCAGGTGATTTCTCACGGTCATTACATATCCAACTACGAGAATACCATATCAGCCACAGAGGCAAGGAATAGTCTTGGGCTTGATCCTGAAGCAATCGTGTTTTTGTTTTTTGGGCAAATTCGTCCCTACAAAGGTATCCCGAATTTGATTCGTCAGTTTAAGTCATTTGAAAATTCGAGTGCTAACCTGTTAATCGTTGGGAATCCAGTAGATGAATCAATCAAAGAAGAAATAACGAATCAGGCTTTAAATGACGAGCGAATCAAAACCAACTTCGGCTTTATACCCGGAGACAAGATTCAGATCTTCATGAATTCTGCTGATGCTGTTGTATTACCATATAATAAAATTACAACTTCTGGGAGTTTGATACTCGCGATGTCATTCGGAAGAGCCATTATCGCCCCTCGTGTTGGTTGCATCCCTGAATTATTGGATGAGAGGGGAGGATTGATGTACGGAGTGGAGGATAACGAGGGGTTAGGAAACGCAATGAGGGAAGCCAGTAAGAGGGACTTGGATTCCATGGGTCATTACAACGAACGGGTTGTTCGGGAATTTAGTTGGACAGAAATCGCAGATAAGACATCCGAGATTTACTCACGCCTTCTCAGCAGGTAA